One part of the Mytilus trossulus isolate FHL-02 chromosome 11, PNRI_Mtr1.1.1.hap1, whole genome shotgun sequence genome encodes these proteins:
- the LOC134690948 gene encoding uncharacterized protein LOC134690948, translating into MDCCGPNSIRIKRPTGRVVKTGYLTFYEEGCFFNGWKSQYFVLYDDSSLLWYQDRDHCMYYHHKGGIKLKMVANFMAVGPMCLHTAGFPQLPKGSQVIHLMGVPDIFKKGTKKEYIKMNWILFTAGDEDMICHHLLQDLSVLIIRSIVIRLDHLHLQMLCNTNHKVNYLGIGRNGATQTLVPVNECLTNQPILCIICKFEHV; encoded by the exons ATGGATTGTTGTGGGCCAAATTCAATACGTATTAAAA GGCCAACAGGACGAGTAGTGAAAACTGGTTACCTGACGTTTTATGAAG AAGGATGTTTTTTCAACGGATGGAAGTCacaatattttgtgttatatGACGACAGTAGTCTCTTATGGTATCAGGACCGCGACCATTGCATGTATTACCACCACAAAGGTGGTATTAAACTGAAG ATGGTAGCTAATTTCATGGCAGTTGGACCAATGTGTCTTCATACAGCTGGGTTTCCTCAACTTCCGAAAGGAAGTCAGGTTATACATTTAATGGGTGTTCCAGACATCTTCAAAAAGGGAAccaaaaaagaatatattaaaatgaactGGATTCTATTTACTGCAGGTGATGAGGACATGAT cTGCCACCACCTCCTGCAAGACCTGAGCGTCCTCATCATTCGATCAATAGTCATCAGGCTGGACCATCTCCACCTACAAATGTTGTGCAAT aCCAACCACAAGGTAAATTACCTGGGAATAGGGAGAAACGGAGCAACACAGACTTTAGTACCGGTAAATGAATGTCTTACTAATCAACCGATACtatgtattatatgtaaatTTGAGCACGTCTAA
- the LOC134690947 gene encoding heterogeneous nuclear ribonucleoprotein A3-like: MDCCGPNSIRIKKPTGRVVKTGYLTIYEEGCFFNGWKSRYFVLYDDSSLLWYQDRDYYHHKGGIKLKMVANFMAVGPMCLHTAGFPQLPKGRQVIHLMGVPDIFKKGTKKEYIKMNWVLFTAGDEDMMAWLEAIKPTLPPPPARPERPHHSINSHQAGPSPPTNVVQYQPQGQLPGNREERSNTDLTTGIILGGAIGYGLGGYGPGWGWGWGWGWGPTPYGGYWGSWSDFGDGGSVNHIDYDCGNDNDYGYDTHDTGDFEAGNDGAGGDFGDSGGGGGGFGGGDGGGGGDGGGDGGGGGGGCGGGGCGGGGCGGGGCGGD; encoded by the exons ATGGATTGTTGTGGACCAAATTCAATACGTATAAAAA AGCCAACAGGACGAGTAGTGAAAACCGGTTACTTAACGATTTATGAAG AAGGGTGTTTTTTCAACGGATGGAAGTCCCGTTACTTTGTGTTGTATGACGACAGTAGTCTCTTATGGTACCAGGACCGCGACTATTACCACCACAAAGGTGGTATTAAACTGAAG aTGGTAGCTAATTTCATGGCAGTTGGACCAATGTGTCTTCATACAGCTGGATTTCCTCAACTTCCGAAAGGCAGACAGGTTATACATTTAATGGGTGTTCCAGACATCTTCAAAAAGGGAAccaaaaaagaatatattaaaatgaactGGGTTCTATTTACTGCAGGTGATGAGGACATGAT GGCTTGGTTGGAGGCAATCAAACCAACG ctgCCACCACCTCCTGCAAGACCTGAGCGTCCTCATCATTCGATCAATAGTCATCAGGCTGGGCCATCTCCACCTACAAATGTTGTGCAAT aCCAACCACAAGGTCAATTACCTGGGAATAGGGAGGAACGGAGTAACACAGACTTAACAACTG GTATAATCCTTGGAGGAGCCATAGGCTATGGTCTTGGTGGTTATGGACCAGGCTGGGGTTGGGGTTGGGGATGGGGATGGGGACCAACTCCTTACGGTGGATACTGGGGAAGTTGGAGTGACTTTGGGGACGGTGGAAGCGTCAATCACATTGACTATGATTGTGGTAATGACAATGACTACGGGTATGATACACACGATACTGGTGACTTCGAGGCTGGAAATGATGGTGCTGGAGGGGACTTTGGTGATAGTGGCGGTGGTGGTGGCGGTTTTGGCGGTGGagatggtggtggtggtggtgacGGTGGTGGCGATGGTGGAGGTGGCGGAGGAGGATGTGGAGGAGGCGGTTGTGGCGGTGGTGGATGTGGTGGTGGGGGTTGTGGTGGCGATTGA